CAAAGGCCTGGAACCACTCTGTTCCAACTCAGTAGTAAATATCTGTTTTTGGTTAGATTGGACTGGGGAATTATTTACATAGTTAATAAAGTATGTGAATGATGTAATTTGCAGGGGTTTCCACAAGTGGCTAATCACTGCAGAATATTGGTAAATCATGTCCACTTCATAATATGGTGTCACTCTTTATGCTTTATCTAGGCTTTGATTCTGAACAACAATAAGCTAACAAAGATTCACCCAAAAGCCTTTCTAACCACAAAGAAGTTGAGGCGGCTCTATCTGTCCCACAATCAACTAAGTGAAATACCATTTAATCTTCCTAAGTCACTAGCAGAACTCAGAATTCATGATAACAaagttaagaaaatacaaaaggagaCATTCAAAGGAATGAATACTTTACATGTTCTAGGTAAGTTTATGCAATTGGATGAGACATTTTGGAATTATATGCAATATGCAAAGATAGAGATCTTCATCACCAACAATTTAAGACTCGTAATTtccaaaattaactttttaaatctaaaaatctttatttagcTAAGCCATTTATAAATCAAAGTATCAAACAGCACTTATAGCCCttaaaaaaatatgccatttGTAACACACTCTCTCAAGAATCCCCTTTGAAACACCTATTGTGGTTTCAGTTTTCTGACTTCTTCCTAACTGGCAAAATCTGTTATTTGACTTTAATTTAAaggtagtattaaaaaaaaatagttatgctTACACCAAAAAAAGGtagtatttttaatgtattgtatAAACTACTCTAATACAATGTACAAAATTAATTCAGAGATTATTTGCAGTGTATATCTAATTTACAATACCTGCTTTAAGACTGAGCTTAGGAATTTCCTGTGACATTGTAAACTCCACCATATTTTACTTCTAATGCCCACTATCTAACCATGCCACCTCCCTCTCaaagattcatttaaaattctAGATCGATATTCTCATTCACTTCCTCACTTAGGTCAGGCAAATGCCTGGCATTTACCAAATAGTTTCACTTACTGACATCTCCTCAAACTTATATTTGTTAATCAAATAATTTCTAATtgagtaataattttaaaagcttaggTGACAAATGTATACTGGAAAACACATGTTTTATGAGGGAttatcttttttctaatataatattaatataacaaaatatcatgCTCACGGTCAGAACAAAGTTGATAACAAGTCACTGACTTAGTAATTCAAAGcaaaaatcttttatattctatataagaAATCTACTCTAGTATTAATCTACTGTAACATAAGCATATGTAATACAAAGCCGTCTTTTACTGACAGCAACAGAAAGGGGAACAGATAGACACAGAAATTAACACCCGGAGTGAAAAAGGTGCAGGATAAAACTCGAACTTCTCAATGTTCTTGGGATGTCTGTGCCTGCACTAGGTCTCCTCCAAACACAATGGCTGCATGCTAACTTATGTCATTTGTCTCCACAGAAATGAGTGCAAACCCTCTGGATAATAATGGGATTGAACCAGGGGCATTTGAAGGAGTGACAGTGTTCCATATCAGAATTGCAGAAGCAAAACTCACCTCAATTCCTAaaggtttgtatttatttaagataaggtattttaaaacattgtcaCCTTTAAATGACCATGAAATGTATTACTATAAACTGTATACACTGTCAAAACCACAAGGCAGTCAGAATCCTTTACATCAGTGTGTGTGGTCAGGGTACTGTGACATTTCCTGTTTTTTCACAAACATAAAGAGCCCTACATAGTGCCTTTTTCCCCCTCCAGTGAGAACAGAATCTTTTTGTCTCCCCAGTGAGAATAAACATTAAGAAGTAATGAACTTTTTATTGCTTCTCCCTCCTAACATTTGCTCATTTATACCCATCATTCTGTGAAGTATCTGCTAGAGGTGCACATTCTCTAGAGAAGGTGGTCAGGGAAGATGCAAGGGGCCAGAGGACCTTCCCCAGCCATGCAGCAGTGGTTGGGGAAGGGGCCTGGAGGGTAGACCAGGGCAGACACtggatttggggggtggggggagtgtgtGCACCCTGTACCCTGTTTATTCACTCAGGTGCTGTGCATATTAATGGGCCAATGCACAGAAAGGTCTGTACCATTAATTCACAAGCACCCAGTGAATGCTCCCGCCTGACATGATGGAGACTTGCTCTTTATGACAGAACCTAAAGCCTAGTGCCTCAAAATAAAATGCTCCTTAAATTTGCTACTGGACCAGTTTTCTAATGTTTTACTGAAAGCTCTCAGTGCGGCGATAAGCTGGAGAGGTTCTCCTTTCTTGGGAACCCTACTCAGAGTCTGTTCCTCTTCTCTGACAGGGATGCTTTCTCTCTGCTATGATGATGACCTGAGTCAGAAATAATCCCTGTGGTTAATAGTATAGTTTCCTTGCAAACAGCTTTGTCTTTCAGTGTCCACAGAAAAAGCAGAGACTTCATCgaaatttttttctactattcACCTAATCCAGAAGAGATTAACAAACATCAACTCTTAAGTTAAAGGACTAAACAAAGCTGCTCTTAGGAATCAAGTGGTGATCTTCCACTTAGGAGGAAAATCATATAAAACAAAAGTGGAAAGACAATTTGTTTATACAGGAAAAAATCAGTTTAATTCAGAATGACACAATTAAAAAGCTGCCTTATTTAGCTTTCCATAAGATGGCGGTTTTTCAACAAGATACCCAAAATGATTTACTTCTCATTTTTACACCACCACCAACACAAATATATGCCACCTAACAGGTTCCATACATAAAATGCCTCTGACAAGCTGACAGTAGACGAAAGAGAGGGGTAGGCAGAGGGCAGGACAGGAGGGTCAGGGAGGAGAAAGACTGGCAATCATTGCCCCAGGGCTGTGCCCAACAGCAGCCTCTCCTGCCCTGCAACACATCCTGAGAGCAATTCTCTTCAATTTTCAGTGTACCTTAAAAATGAAGGTTTAACTTCTcatgatgttttcaagatttttccaAAGGCTTAAGGAATGTATCCCAtcgttagattttatttaaaaaattttatttatttgatggagagggaaagcacaagcagggggaaggacagaggaagagggagaagcaggctccccatggagcagggagcccgaagcaggactcaatcccaggaccctgagatcatgacctgagccagaggcaaaagctttaaccaaatgagccacccaggtgccactatcTTTGGAAATTTAAATTGGAATTAAATCTCTCAACTTATATAACTACTCTTTCAAGGTCTTTACCACATTCAAAAGCCAGTTaagtttttatcatttatttgctaAAATGTGAAGGCTGACTGCTGAAATCCGATCATGACTACCCCTCACGGCAGGATGAAATTAGGCAGAGGTCCCAAGGGCCCTTACAAGTGAGACCTGACACATTAACACAAGTTGAGTGAAATGTGCCCTTCTCCTGGTTCATTTGGAAAACTCTGCTACAGAAGAGTACTGCATGGAGGGGAGAagacacctatttttttttttaagattttatttatttattcatcaaagacacagagagagaaaggcagagacgtaggcagagggagaagcaggctccaggcagggagcctggtgtgggacttgattctgagACCgcggatcatgcccagagccaggggcaggtgctcaatcgctgagccacccaggtgttccaagaaGGCACCAGTTTGACCACAGCGTGGGAATAGAAATATCTGTGCAAAAGCATGAAGCACGCTAGGGTTTGCTGATGGTTACTGAGCTCTCACCCAAACTCCTACATTGCTCATTTACCCTCCAGGGGCTCCCCTTTTCTCTCGGGCTATCTACTTTCTCCACACCCTAGCAAAGGGAACAGTCCCCTCAAGTTCTACAAACCCTCTTCCAAAAAGTTTCCCTGACTGCTCAACATGAACagatttgggacgcctgggtggctcagtggttaagaatctgccttctgctcagggcatgatcttgggtccagggatcaagtcccacatcgggctccccgcatggagcttgcttctccctctgcctgtgtctctgcctctctctctctcatgaataaataaataaagtctttaaaaaaactaaaagtttaaaaaaaaaaaaacatgaacagatttCTCTGATTTGCTACAACATATTCTACAATAGGCTGGAACACTCTGATGCTTTTTTATTGACTTCTGTATGTGTGATGGATTTACTCAACTAGTATATAAGTAAGTTCTCTGAAACAGAACCTCCCCTCCTTTCTTTGACATATTGGAGTCAAGCATCAGAATTCAAGTAATCAGAACTCTCTCAGTTTAGAATTGTTTTCTTGCTCTCtagtttttttacttttaaaacccAAAGTAGACTCCGGAATCAACATAAATTAAGCCAGCAAGAGTACTGATATTTATAAGGATGCTTCAATTACCTTCAACAGTCTTAACCActaataaaggaaggaaatgtttTTAGTAAGAGTTGGAAAAAAGAATACTTTCCCCAGGTAGCGAACTAGAACCCATTGTTGACAAGtaacacattatatatacatatatataagccTAATAAAATAAGGTGtgatttaattttctggttgatcTGGGGAGGGCTGCGGTCAGAACATACAGGGCTGAGAGAAGAAGGTACCCACAGTCATCAGGTACCCTGCATGTGCCAGGTTACACTGTGGATGCTTCTCTTTATGGATCCAATATATCAAACGGAGTAAAAACCCATGTGttcataaaaatactaaaaaaaatttcactggtTATCTCTGGGCATTGCACCAATTCATTACTTAAAAGAAGCAAGCATTTACGCTGCCTTTTCTGTAAAAATTGTATTACATAGTCACTAAATAATTGATGCAGGAAAATTCTTTAGCTATGAATCCTACCTGATAAATGCGTTAcgcatgaaaaaaatcagaaaatcaccATTTTCACAGTCATAAAGAAACAATGATCTTATAGTACTCATAAACAAACCCTAAGATCCTCAGGTGAAAGGCTGATCTATTAAATTTAATCCCATCTCTATATCTAACCACTAgttcataaaataaatgatatgtgGAAGGCATCATTAGTCCAATCCACAAATGAGTATCTCAAATCACTATCTGAAAGAAATCAATGCAAgacagggaaaaaggaagaagtgtATACttaataatagaagaaattttaagagatgGGAGAACCCAATGCATTCTGCAAAGTTGTATTTGGATCCCGACCTGAACAAATCAACTGTAAAACAACGTATCTAAAGTATCATCTCAAATCCCATTAGCCGAAACACTGACAAGATGCTTCTGTAGACACAAGAGGACCTGATGAGTTGATGACATCTGGTGATGAAATGACAATATGTATGGAATTTGATTTTAAATGCTCCAGCAAAAAACAagtgaatgaagaaaaacaaatccatgAACAAGCCAATGACAGACAAGTAACATGGTGGATGAAAGACATGTGGAAAACTGGACACTACAGTGTGGTGACTCATGACAGCAGCTTCTATTTCTGCATGTGCTTgaaatttttcatgataaaacGTCGAAAAAAATTATCCCTTAAAGACTGCCTAAGTCTACAGCGTGAAACCTAACAAGTACATAAATAATCCATGGGGGCTTGGCTTTACTCAATCTAACATGTCGCTCTCTTTTCTTACTCCTAGAACTACCATCAACTTTACTGGAGCTTCACTTAGACTATAATAAAATTTCAACTGTGGAACTCGAGGATTTTAAACGCTATAAAGACCTGCAAAGGTAAAATCTCTTCTAACCCCAACTCAGAAGTGGTGGTGATACACTGGAGATACTAATGAGACCcctgggggaagcagagggaccTAATCAAGTCTGTCAGTGTCACGAAGATAAAATGAACAGGGATAGCTGTTCCTTACTCTGTCTTGGGGATGGTAGAGGGATAGCAAGTGAAATAAGGGAAAGAACTTTTCAGATGTCCTTCTGGTTGGTAAAGGTTAGCTACAGAGTTTAGTGATAGTGGAGGAGAAGGACAGCCATCACAGCTGGAGATAGGTTAGGAAGTGCAAGCAGGAAGTACCTTTCTGTGAGCACAGATGGGTCCAGCTTCTATTTCCCACACAACTGTGGTATCTTCAGCCAACTATCAACATCTGCTTAAGAGTTGATACAATTCACACCATGTTTAGGCTGGGCCTCGGAAACAACAGAATCGCAGATATCGAAAATGGAAGTCTTGCTAATATACCACGAGTCAGAGAAATACACCTGGAGAATAACAAACTGAAGAAAATCCCGTCAGGATTACAGGAGCTCAAGTACCTGCAGGTAAGATGCTCTTGCACTTATGGTTTGTAGATACTAATACTCTCCTTTGTTTTTGTGAGACATACGAGTATCTGAAGCACACACCAGGCAAACAGCAAGGGTAACTCACATGGATGACTCTGCAGGTTGCCCGAGAGGTGTTCTTAAGATCTGGCTTCTAAGCAGACTGTAGCTAAAATGCTCAGGTACCCTTCCATCCTCCATGTTCTCCTACTGCTTAAGCCACAGCTACTGTTGGCAACATTACTGATTTGGCTAACTTCAGGTTTCAGGGGTGGCAGGGGCTATGCAAAGGCATAACTGGTTAGGAGTAATCCAAGGAGGATCATCTATCCTTTCATTCTGGAAACATTTCATGAAGATCATGTGGACAAGATCCCAGGCATTTTCATTACCAGTGCGGTGCTAGATTAGAAgtgtatatgatttttaaaacttgaggTCAGAATAATCAAAAGTCAATATTTGGAGTGTCATAGATTCacatttcttcttcattgttAGGAAGAACCTTTTTGTTTGAATCTAGCAACTCCTGACTAGGTGGGAGGGACACTAGAGTCCTTGAAGCATCTGATAAAGTTTTAGATTCTCCCAAGaacaaaaaattaagacaatattTTGTACATAATTTTAGGAGTTTCACAGATCTCCCTGATTTTTATCTATGTTCCTCAACATAGATAAATTCCTCAATTAAGAGGAATTTATCTTAATTCCTCAAATTAAGAATCCCTACTTAATCCCATTTCACTTTAGTCCACTTTTCTCATGGGTTTTCCTTGATTTACAACATCCTCATCTTCCAAGAAGCAAAAccacattgaaataaaaactggGCCTTGAGTCACTTGCTTCTTCTAGATTTCTTCccaatttatctttaaataagttttatcCACTACAGTTCTCTGAGACAAAAGCCATCAAAATGGGAGGGGTATAAGCAGATGTTCATCTCAAGGCTAtgagttttactttttcaaatgctGCATCTAAATGTCTAACTAGTGAGCATAACCTGAGTCTTTCCTTTCTTAAGCTACCCCCAATTTGCATTCTTTATTCACAAGTTAAGAATTTACTCTGATTCCAACTTCTGGCTGCTCTTAATCTACCTATATTCTTGctagcattgtttttttttaatgaatagaattagaacacagaaaaaaagagaactctaAAGAAGAACACATGAAACATGCATGAACCATACAAAGCACCTGTCACAGAATCCCCAACACTGACAGATGGCACGGGGAGGGGGCTCAGATCAATCTCACTATAATGGAAAGCACAATGTAGAGGTAACACTAGCCAGAATTGGTACCTTAGCTTTGCCTGCAAAAGGCTTCAATTCTTTCATATGCCAATATGCTGTCGGTAGACTGCTCTCACTTCTCAGAAATCTCAGTTGCCAAAAAGACCAAAGAAGAATTTAAGGGGCTGTTaaagggggtggagggaagaccCTATACTGTCCGTTATGAGcaataatttaaaagacatatacatagttatatttattcatgagacacatacagagagagagagagagagagagagagagagagaatggcagaggcacaggaagagggagaagcatgctccatgtggggagcccaatgtaggactcgatcctggagcaCCATGaccttgccctgggctgaaggcaggcactcaaccgctgagccacccaggcatcacaagaCATATACATAgttataaatctctttttttcattgGTGCAAATAAAGATTTGACTACTGATTCTGTATTACACATATGTATTCAAGTTGTTAACAGACATATTTTTCTATAAAGCAACTTACAAAAAAGCAGCTTTACATTTCTTTGCCTTGATCAAAGAAAATGCTAACTAACAATTCATATTTACAAAACCTAATCTTGGGAGCACtgaatttcattcttctgctcatCACTAGTACTTTTAAAACACAGTATTGTAAACATGACACTGCAgtaagtgcacacacacaccctgctaCATAGgtaagaggagaggaggagggaggcatgTGCTCTGGGCCACAGCAGGATGACTCTGATGTGCTACACTCCCACAGCACTTCTGTGCATCATAAAAGATCCTGAGtggatataataaatatttaacaagcataaaaagatatattttaagagaaatacatTCAAATCAGTGtgaaataaatggacaaatgaaCCCATGATCAAATGTGGACTATAAAATGAAactcttaattttatatttattgtgtacTTTTAATCCATTCTTTTCTCCTGCCACAGATAATCTTCCTTCACTCTAATTCAATTACAAAAGTGGGAGTGAATGACTTCTGCCCAACAGTACCGAAGATGAAGAAATCTTTATACAGTGCGATAAGTTTATCCAACAATCCGGTGAGGTACTGGGAAGTGCAGCCTGCAACTTTCCGCTGTGTTGTGAGCAGAATGAGCGTTCAGCTCGGGAACTTCAGAAAGTAGTAATTAGTAATAtccatttaatataaaatttaagaagtgTTACATTTGGAATACTTGAACTCTATTAAAAATGGTGGTATTatgcaaacaagcaaaaactgTTCCTAAATGGTAAGTCTGACTTACTTTATGACAAAAAATTTCAACAGAATTTTGCAAAACTATTGCTACATCAGGATCAAGAGAAACAAGCATTTACTGCAGTTTCCCTTTGTATACAAATGATTTTGTATAAATCATATGCTTGAACATTCTTTTcttagtaacaaaaaaaaataacacattcaGTTTTTAACACTTTGTTATcaagtgcatttaaaaaagaactgtacTGTAATTGGAATGCTTGACTTACCAAAATTTGTGCTCTTTTATTTGCTGTTATGTTAGCAAACCAAGATTGACAAGAATGGTTACGAGAAGAGTACATTACActcttcttattctttctttaataacTCGAGTAGTACTGTAATACTTCTTTCTGTTAATGTTAAAGTATGGTTTCATATAATCTTATTCACATTCTCCTATCTTAGAGCTTTACTGTCTTTATGTTAAACTCCTTATAATAAGGCCTTCCGTGTTTATTATCAATTTGACAGATGCTATTCATAACATCTGGTTTCAGATTATAgcacaaagttttttttaatttaattattaccTGATTATAAAACCTCCATAAAAATACATGAGTGTTTATATAAAATCTGTAATTCACAGTCTTTATTATCTCAGTTATTATAAGCTTTCAACAATATGttaattgttgggtcatagggcaaTGTCACCTCAAAGCTAAGGAGTACTTTCAAGATGTCCCTTGTAAGACCTTGGCTGGAGGAGTCTAGACACTGTCCATTCTACACAAATTGTCTACTCAAGTACGATAAAGGAAACAAATCTGTAAACACAACTGATACAACTGTACAGAgtacaaagcaaaacacaaagaaactaaAGGTCTATATAAAAGCTAAGAGTatcctatgtattttttatttacattcaacaTAGGCagaactagaaaattaaaaaaaaaattaaaatactggcttgaaataaaatacttgtgctttggtttaatttttcttctcccatccaggaataaaaactattttttcagaaaactataacatatatataacacttTTAGCATAGTATTCATGCCTTCGCATAGGACCATTACTGAAATACTCCAAATTATGCTTGTGCTATGAAACaaaatcacctttatttttttaaagatttatttatttatttatttatgaatgaatgaatgaatgaatgaatgacagacatagagagagagagagaggcagagacacaggcagagggacaagcaggctccatgccatgagcccaacgcgggactcgatcccaggactccaggatcgcgccctgggccaaaggcaggcgctaaaccgctgagctacccagggatacCCAAAATCACCTTTATTTTAAACTACCacaaaaactagattttaaataattttgagggtagtagaaaaatattccaaatatgtAAGGTGGAGCGGAGGGTTTGACCATCCCGGTCAGGAATGAGTAAATAGGTCTGTTCTTCCTTGCAAGGGTCCCCAACTTTGGCACTGTTGGCACCCATGGCTGGACTGTTCTGGGATTGGGATAGGGGGTGGACTGTCTTTTCCTTTGGTCTCTGCCCACAAAATGCCAGCAGCACCCGCGTGCCTAGCCCCACATGCAACAACCAACAATGTCTGCAGACACTGAGAGTTGGGGCAGGGAAGTGCAAGTAGTGAGGGTGGAGTCCAAAGGCAACTGATTGAGAACAATGCTTTACAGgaaatttacttaatttctaaATTCTGACCCAAATTTGGAAACCTGGAGCAAAATAGCtacttttgttttataaaactaTAGGGACAAGATCAAAGTTTGATTAATACAATTaaagtgcctgagtggctcagctggttaagcttccaactcctgatctcagctcaagttTTGATCTCGGGTCATCaattcaagctccacactgggctccatgttgggtgtggagcctactttaaaaaaagtaaagaaaataaagaaaataaaagttaaccaCCAGTAGCGATATGACAGGATGACTCCAGGGATGTAGAGCTTTGAGCTGGAGGAACAAAACCAGAAATCCAGTTCCATTTATAGTCCTGGCAAGTCACAATCTCTTTGAGTCTGTCTCCTCATCGACAAAGGGTAGTGGTGACAATACTTATCGGTAAGATTGCCATTTAGATTAAATTACAAAACATATATGAATTTtcacagaacaacaacaaataaaactagaatttgCAAGGTGCCACAGAAGACtctaaatagccaaagtaatcttgagaaagaataaagctagaggtatcacaatcccagatttcacgGTATACTACACAAAGCTGtactaatttaaaaagtatggtacaggcacaaaaatagactcagatCCATGGAACAAAATatgagcccagaaataaagctgcttatatggtcaattataacaaaggagacaagaatatgcaaCAGGGAAAAGAAAGTCCCTTCAATAAACAGTtctgggaaaacaggacagctatatgcaaaaaataatgaaactgggccactttcttacaccatatacaaaaataaagtcaaaatgcattaaaaacttgattttgagacctgaaaccataaaattcctgaaagaaaataaaggcagtaatctcttgaacattggccatagcaacatgtCTATAAATAtagaggcaaagaaaacaaaagcaaaaacaaactattgggactacatcaaaataaaaaacctctgcacaccaaaggaaaccattaacgaaaaggcaaccttcagaatgggaggagatattcgcaaatgatatatctgataaagggttagcatccaaaatatataaagaacttatttaatTCAACACCCAAAAGAGGAAACTATCCTATTAAAAAATACGCAGAGGacctgagagattttttttccatagaagacatataaatgccgacagacatatgaaaatatgtttgacattattcatcagggaaatacaaagctaaatcataatgagatatcacctcacacctgtcaggatggctagaATTAAGACGAcgagaaataataagtgttggtgaagaggagaagaaaaagaaaccttc
This portion of the Vulpes lagopus strain Blue_001 chromosome 2, ASM1834538v1, whole genome shotgun sequence genome encodes:
- the ASPN gene encoding asporin translates to MKECVFLVLLVLCSAKPSSRPSYMMLKNMMLKDTEDEMDGDPDDDNSLFPTREPINPFFPFDLFPTCPFGCQCYSRVVHCSDLGLSSVPSNIPFDTQMIDLQNNKIKEIKENDFKGLTSLYALILNNNKLTKIHPKAFLTTKKLRRLYLSHNQLSEIPFNLPKSLAELRIHDNKVKKIQKETFKGMNTLHVLEMSANPLDNNGIEPGAFEGVTVFHIRIAEAKLTSIPKELPSTLLELHLDYNKISTVELEDFKRYKDLQRLGLGNNRIADIENGSLANIPRVREIHLENNKLKKIPSGLQELKYLQIIFLHSNSITKVGVNDFCPTVPKMKKSLYSAISLSNNPVRYWEVQPATFRCVVSRMSVQLGNFRK